The Streptomyces rubrogriseus genomic sequence CTTCGCACTGCCGGTGCCGGACCGCTACCGGCCCTCCGTCGTCGGCGCGGACGGCGAGCTGGACTGGCGCCGCCAACTGGACCTGGGTTTCGAGATGATCGACGCCCAGTCGGTCGGCAGCCTGGCCGCGTGCCTGGTCGAGCCGATCCTCTCCTCGGGCGGCGTCGTCGAGCTTCCGCCGGGCTATCTCGCCGCCCTGGCGGAGAAGTGCCGTGAGCGCGGGATGCTGCTGATCCTGGACGAGGCCCAGACGGGGCTGTGCCGGACCGGCGACTGGTACGCCTTCGAGCACGAGGGTGTCGTCCCGGACATCCTCACCCTGTCCAAGACGCTGGGCGCGGGGCTGCCGCTGGCCGCCGTGCTGACCAGCACCGAGATCGAGCAGCGGGCGCACGAGCGCGGGTTCCTGTTCTTCACCACCCATGTCAACGACCCGCTGCCCGCCGCGGTGGGCAACACCGTCCTCGACGTCCTGGTCCGCGACCGGCTGGACGAGCGCGCCCGCAGGCTCGGCGCGGTGCTGCGGGAGGGCCTCGACAAGCTCGCCGCCCGCCACGAGGTGGTCGGCGACGTCCGGGGCCGGGGGCTGCTGCTGGGCATGGAGCTGGCCGGCGACCAGGTGCTGGGCGAGGGCGGCGCGGACCGGCTCGGCGCCGCCGTCACCCGGCGCTGCTTCGAGCTGGGGCTGCACATGAACATCGTCCAGCTCCCGGGGATGGGCGGGATCTTCCGTATCGCGCCCCCGCTGACCGCGAGCGACGACGAGATCGCCCGCGGCGTGGCCGTCCTCGACCAGGCACTCACCGACGCCGCCGGAGCACTGTAAACCCGAAGGCCCCGGTGTCCTGGGGGTACCGGGACACCGGGGCCGGGTGCGTGCGCGGGTGGGGGTGCGGGAGGGTCAGACTCCGGCCGTCTCCGGCTCGCGGGCGGGCTGCGCGGGTGCGGCGGTGTCGCCGAGTTCCCGGTGCAGCTTCTCGCCCTCGACGTCGACGTTCGGCAGGACGCGGTCCAGCCACCTGGGCAGCCACCACGCCTTGGTGCCGAGCAGGGCGAGCACCGCGGGCACGATGGCCATGCGCACCACGAAGGCGTCGAAGAGCACCGCGATCGCCAGGCCGAAGCCCATCATCTTGATCATGGCGTCGTTCTCCAGGATGAAGCCGGAGAAGACGCTGATCATGATGATCGCGGCGGCCGCGACCACCCGGCCGCCGTGGGTGAAGCCGGTGGTGACGGACTCGGCGGCGGACTGTCCGTGGACGTACGCCTCCCGCATGCGGGTGACGAGGAAGACCTCGTAGTCCATGGCGAGGCCGAAGACCACGCCGATCATGAAGATCGGCATCATCGACATGATCGGGCCCGGCTGGTCCACGCCGAACACGTCGGCGAGCCAGCCCCACTGGAAGACCGCGACCACCGCGCCGAGCGCCGCGGCCACCGAGAGCAGGAAGCCCAGGGCCGCCTTCAGCGGGACGAGGACCGAGCGGAACACCAGCATCAGGAGCAGGAAGGCGAGTCCGACGATTAGCGCCAGGTAGGGGATGAGCGCGTCGTCCAGGGTCTGCGAGAAGTCGATCGTCATCGCGGTCGCGCCGGTGACCAGCATGGTCGCGCCGGTGTCGGCCCTGATGTCGCCGGACAGCGAGCGGATGTCGTGCACCAGCGACTCGGTGGCGACGTCGCTCGGGCCGGTCTTGGGCATCACGGTGAGGACGGCGGTGTCGCCCTCCTCGTTGAAGTTGGCCGGGGTGACGGCCGCGGCCTCGCCCAGTCCGGTGATCTTCTCGCCCACGGTGTCCGCGGCGGCCTTCGGGTCGTCCGCGCCGCGTGCGTCGATGGTGACCATCAGCGGGCCGTTGAACCCGGCCCCGAAGGACTCGGACAGCATGTCGTAGGCCTTGCGCTGGGTGGTGTCGGGGGCCGAGCTGCCCTCGTCGGGCAGGCCCAGCTCCATGCCGGCGGCCGGTACGGCGATCACGCCGAGGCCGAGGACCGCGGTCAGCAGGACGGTGACCGGGCGCCGCTGTACGAAGCGGGCCCACCGGGTGCCGAGCTTCGGCTTGCCGGAGGCTGCCCGCGCCCCGGCGGGAGCCTTGCGGTCCTTGCGGCTGAGCGCCTTCTTGCCGGCGAAGCCGAGCAGCGCCGGGGTGAGGGTGAGGGCGATCAGCACGGCGATGCCGACGGTGCCCGCGGCGGCCAGGCCCATCTTGGTGAGGATCGGGATGTTGACGATCGCCAGACCGGCCAGGGCCACGACGACGGTCAGTCCGGCGAAGACGACCGCGGAGCCGGCGGTGCCGACCGCTCGTCCGGCCGCCTCCTCCGGGGCGCGGCCCTCGGCTATCTCGGCCCGGTAGCGCGAGACGATGAACAGGGCGTAGTCGATGGCGACCGCGAGGCCGATCATCATGGCGAGGGTGGAGGTCGTGGCGGACAGCTCCAGGGTGCTGCCGAGCGCCCCGATGGCGGAGATGCCGATGCCGACGCCGATGATCGCCGAGAGCAGCGGCATGCCCGCCGCGACCAGTGAGCCGAAGGTCAGCAGGAGCACGATCGCGGCGACGCCGATGCCGATCAGCTCGGCGGTGCCGCCCATCTCCTGCTCGGCCACGACCGCGTCGCCGCCGGTCTCGACCGTGTACCCGCCCTGGCGCGCGCCGTCGGTGGCGGCCGTGAGCGAGTCGCGGGCCTCGTCGGTCAGCTCCATCGCGTTGACCTTGTAGGTCACGGAGGCGTAGGCGGTAGTGCCGTCCTTGCTGACGGCGTTCGCCTCGAACGGGTCGTCCACCGACGAGACCTGCGGACCCGCCTCGAGGTCGGCGACCAGGTCCTTCACCCGGTCCTTGCCGGCCGCGTCGGATATCTTCGCGCCCTCGGGGGCACGGATCACGACGCGGGCCGTGGCACCCTCGGCACTGGCGGCCGGGAACTGCTCGTCGAGCAGGTCGAACGCCTTCTGGGACTCGGTGCCCGGCATGGAGAAGGAGTCTTCGGGCGGGGCCGGCGCGGCGGACGAGGCGACGCCGGCGCCCACGAGTATGGCCACCCACAACAGGGCGACCAGGCCGCGGCGCCGGAACGCCCTCCGGCCGAGTCGATAGAGAAACGTAGCCACCTTTTGGACCAATCCGTCGGGTTACGGGCAGGACGAAGACCCGGCACATGGGGGGAAGGCGGAGGCGCTGACCGGGGTACACATCCATGCTCGCCCGGGGTTCTCGGCGTTTGATCCGACCCTGGGTCTGGACTGGCGTACTGCGTCGGGTGTAGTGGGGTCCCGCGTTCCTCTCCCCTCGGTGTAGATCACGAAGGTGGGTGTACTCCGCATTTCGTTGCCGCGGGCGCCGACTCCGCTCAGCCGGTGACGGGCGTGGCGTTGCCGCCCGCCCCGCAGCGCAGGGTCCAGGGCGTGGCGGCTCGGGTGCCGCTCTCGTGGATGCGGACGTCGGCCCGCTCGGCGGGGCGGCCCCCCGGGACGTCGGCGTGGGCCGCGGTGCCGACCAGCTGGCTGACCGCGGTCACGTCGAGGTCGCCGGCGCTGACCCGGAGGGGGACGACGACGTCGACGGCGCCCTCGCTCGTGGTCGCGGTCAGCCGTCCGGCCGCTCTCGACTCGACGTGGGTGGTCAGGCCGCGCTCGCGCTCGGCCGGGGTGGGGCCGTCCAGGAGCAGGTCGAGGGCCTGCTGGGGGGCGAGGGGGGCGTCCGTCCGCCGGGTGACGGGGCGGGTGCCGTAGGGGCCGGCGAAGTACAGGCGCACGGTGCCGGCCCCGTCGCCGGGCCGCTGCATGCCGGAGGCGGGCTCCCCGGCCTGCACCGGGCCGGTGGTCCCGATGCCGCAGCCGGCGGTACCGGCGGCGAGCAGCACGGCGAGGGCGAGGGCGGCCCGATTCGGACGCGGGAAGTGGCGGGATGTCATGTCGTTCCCGGGGAGGAGGCGGCCCGCGGCAGGGTGAGGGTGAGGACGGCACCGCCGCCGGGGTGGTTGGCCGCGGTGAGGGTGCCGCCGTGCAGGGCCGCGTTCTCGTGGGCGATGGCGAGTCCGAGGCCGCTGCCGCCGGAGCGGGGGCGTGCCGCGTCGGCCTTGTGGAAACGGTCGAAGACGTACGGGAGCGCGTCGTCCGGGATGCCGGGCCCCCGGTCGGTGACGGTGACCCGGACCCGGCCCTCGCACGCGCGGACCGCCACCGTCACGGGCGGGCGTCCGTGGTGCAGCGCGTTGGCGACCAGGTTGCCGTGTCGGTGGCGCTCGCCGTGCTCTCCAAGGTCCTGGTGGAGGACCCGGTCCGGTTCCGGGCCCGCTGGGCGAGGGGCCGCACCGGGGCGCTCGCCCTCGTCGCCGCCCTCGCCGCGCTGGCCGCGCTGTGGGCGGCCGTCCCCCAGCCGCGAACCGGGGAGGGCTCGG encodes the following:
- a CDS encoding aspartate aminotransferase family protein, giving the protein MPSETSGADLGRHLIRYSGHAPFSPEVVVRAAGTSVFTESGRELLDFTSGQMSAILGHSHPAIVSTVREQVAHLDHLHSGMLSRPVVELARRLAGTLPAPLEKALLLTTGAEANEAAVRMAKLVTGRHEIVSFARSWHGMTQAAANATYSAGRKGYGPAAPGNFALPVPDRYRPSVVGADGELDWRRQLDLGFEMIDAQSVGSLAACLVEPILSSGGVVELPPGYLAALAEKCRERGMLLILDEAQTGLCRTGDWYAFEHEGVVPDILTLSKTLGAGLPLAAVLTSTEIEQRAHERGFLFFTTHVNDPLPAAVGNTVLDVLVRDRLDERARRLGAVLREGLDKLAARHEVVGDVRGRGLLLGMELAGDQVLGEGGADRLGAAVTRRCFELGLHMNIVQLPGMGGIFRIAPPLTASDDEIARGVAVLDQALTDAAGAL
- a CDS encoding MMPL family transporter, with product MATFLYRLGRRAFRRRGLVALLWVAILVGAGVASSAAPAPPEDSFSMPGTESQKAFDLLDEQFPAASAEGATARVVIRAPEGAKISDAAGKDRVKDLVADLEAGPQVSSVDDPFEANAVSKDGTTAYASVTYKVNAMELTDEARDSLTAATDGARQGGYTVETGGDAVVAEQEMGGTAELIGIGVAAIVLLLTFGSLVAAGMPLLSAIIGVGIGISAIGALGSTLELSATTSTLAMMIGLAVAIDYALFIVSRYRAEIAEGRAPEEAAGRAVGTAGSAVVFAGLTVVVALAGLAIVNIPILTKMGLAAAGTVGIAVLIALTLTPALLGFAGKKALSRKDRKAPAGARAASGKPKLGTRWARFVQRRPVTVLLTAVLGLGVIAVPAAGMELGLPDEGSSAPDTTQRKAYDMLSESFGAGFNGPLMVTIDARGADDPKAAADTVGEKITGLGEAAAVTPANFNEEGDTAVLTVMPKTGPSDVATESLVHDIRSLSGDIRADTGATMLVTGATAMTIDFSQTLDDALIPYLALIVGLAFLLLMLVFRSVLVPLKAALGFLLSVAAALGAVVAVFQWGWLADVFGVDQPGPIMSMMPIFMIGVVFGLAMDYEVFLVTRMREAYVHGQSAAESVTTGFTHGGRVVAAAAIIMISVFSGFILENDAMIKMMGFGLAIAVLFDAFVVRMAIVPAVLALLGTKAWWLPRWLDRVLPNVDVEGEKLHRELGDTAAPAQPAREPETAGV
- a CDS encoding GerMN domain-containing protein, with product MTSRHFPRPNRAALALAVLLAAGTAGCGIGTTGPVQAGEPASGMQRPGDGAGTVRLYFAGPYGTRPVTRRTDAPLAPQQALDLLLDGPTPAERERGLTTHVESRAAGRLTATTSEGAVDVVVPLRVSAGDLDVTAVSQLVGTAAHADVPGGRPAERADVRIHESGTRAATPWTLRCGAGGNATPVTG